The genomic segment GATGAATACTGGGAGATCTACGCGGACCTCGAGACCCAGAGCAAGCCTACGCACGAGATCCGACTCCAGGTGACCAAGCAGAACGGCGAAAACTTCAGGCCGACCAACGGAGAGGACAACGACGCTGCGCTGGCAGGACTGCGAGCGGGTACGTTTGAAGTCAAAAGCCGCGAGGACAAGCCGACCAAGAGCAAGCCTACGGCGCCCTTCATCACATCGACCCTGCAGCAGGCTGCGAGCACTCGACTGAGCTTCAGTGTCAAGAAGACGATGATGCTGGCCCAGCGTCTGTACGAAGCCGGTCACATTACCTACATGCGGACCGACTCGACCAACCTGAGTGCCGAAGCGGTGGAGCACTGCCGCGAGTACATCCAGCTGAAGTTCGGTGATCGGTATCTGCCGGAGCAAGCCCTTAGCTATTCGAGCAAGGAAGGCGCCCAGGAAGCCCACGAAGCGATCCGTCCATCGGATGTCAATTTGCATCCGTCGGAGGTCACGGGTCTCGAACGGGATCAGGAACGTCTCTACGATCTGATCTGGCGCCAGTATGTGGCGTGCCAGATGCCTCCGGCCGAATACCTCAGCACGAGCCTCGTCGTAGAGTCCGGAGACTTCGAGCTGCGCACGCGAGGTCGCATTCTCGTCTTCCACGGTTACACGAAGGTGCAGCCACCGACATCGAAGAAGAAAGAAGACGTGGCCCTGCCCGACATTAACGTGGGGGAGACCCTCGATCTCAAGGATCTCGACCCCGCTCAACACTTCACCAAGCCGCCACCGCGTTTTACCGAAGCCAGCCTGGTGCGTGAATTGGAGAAGCGCGGGATCGGTCGTCCCTCGACCTATGCGTCGATCATCTCGACGATTCAGGATCGGGGCTACGCGCGGATCGAGGGGCGCCGCTTCTATGCCGAAAAGATGGGCGACATCGTTACCGAGCGACTCGTCGAGAGCTTCGGCACCCTGATGGACTTTGGTTTTACCGCCGAACTGGAAGAAACGCTCGACGACGTCGCGATGGGGCGAGCGGATTGGAAAGACGTCCTCGACAAGTTCTACAAGAGCTTCAAGAAGAGCGTCGAGATCGCCCAGGGCGATAAAGGCGGTATGAGGCAAAACGATCCGACCGACATCTCGGTGAATTGCCCGCAATGCGGGCGCCACATGCAGATTCGTACCGCCAGCACCGGTGTCTTCCTCGGATGCTCTGGCTATGGACTACCGCCCAAAGAGCGCTGCAAGTCCACCATCAATCTGGTGCGGGGCGACGACGTCATGAGTGCCGACGAGGCCGAGGTCGAGGACGAAGAGAGCGAGGCCGAGGCCCGACGCTTGCTCACCCTTCGCCGCTGCCCCAAGTGCAAGACGTCGATGAACAACTACTTGATCGACGAAGACCGCAAGCTCCATGTCTGTGGCGACAACCCGGATTGCGACGGTTTCGAGGTCGAAGACGGGAAGTTCTTCATCAAGGGCTACGACGGCCCGCTGCTCGAGTGCGATAAATGCGGCGAAGAAATGCAACTGAAGTCCGGCCGCTTCGGCAAGTACTTCGGATGTACTTCGGACGATTGCAAGAATACCCGCAAGCTGCTGCGCAGTGGAGAGCCCGCGCCTCCCAAGGTAGATCCGGTTCCCATGCCGCACTTGCTCTGCGAAAAATGCGACGATTTCTATTTGTTGCGCGACGGAGCGGCGGGAGTTTTCCTGGCGGCGAGTCAGTTCCCGAAGCATCGCGAAACCCGCGCGCCCCTGGTCGAAGAGATTGCCCCGATCAAAGAGCAACTGGACGACAAGTACAAGTACCTCGCTGATGCTCCCCCGCGCGATCCGGACGGCAACCCGGCGAAGGTTCGATTTTTGCGCAAGACCAAAGAACAGTACGTGATGACCGAGATCGACAAGAAGGCGACCGGCTGGCGCGCGTACTACCGCGACGGGAAGTGGGTCGAAGAATTGCCCGCCAAGGCCAAGAAGGCGAAAAAGAAGGCCGCTGTCGAGAAGAAGGCCCCTCGCAAGAAGAAGGCCTCAAAGAAGAAGGCGGCCGGGGCCAAGAAGCGCTCATCCGCCAAGAAGCAGGCTTCGAGCAAGGCCGGCGGTCAGGCGGGCTAGCAAGCCGCTACGGGCAGTCGCCCGGGACGACGATTTCCATCCAGTTCTCATTCGATTCTTCGTGTCTGGTTTCGCCTGGGCTATTGTGCGCTCGAGGATCGCTTATGAAACAAACCGCTCGTGGCGCGCTCTTGATATCGGCGCTGCGCCTCCTGCCCAGGAACGCCATATCTCGCCTGGCTGGGCATCTGATCGGGATTCGTCTGCCCCAGCCCCTTCAGCGCTGGCAGATCCTGCTGGCGTCGCGCTGGTTTGGCATCCAACTCATCGAAGTTCGCGATCCGATTCGATCGTTCGCGAGCTTCCAAGATTTTTTCGTGCGCGCACTGGCACCGGGTACGCGACCGATTGATCCGGCGCCCGACGCGATCGTGTCCCCCTGCGACGGGACCTGGGGAGAATCGGGATACGTTACGGAAGGCCAGTTGCTGCAGATCAAAGGGCGGCAATACTCGCTGGCGGATTTGCTCGGGAACGTCGTGGACGCCAAAGGCTACGAAGGCGGCTCCTTCGCGACCCTCTATCTTTCGCCCGCGGACTATCATCGCTTTCACTCACCCTGCGATGTCAACGTTTCGAGAGTCCGCTATCTCCCGGGATCGTTGTGGCCGGTCAGTCCCGCAGGTCTCGCGGGGATTGATTCTCTGTTCGCCCAGAACGAACGCATCTGTGCATTCATGAATATTTCCGGACAACCTGAGCAGGAAGGGCTCTGCGTCGTGGCGGTCGGGGCCACGATGGTTGGCAAGATTCGCCTCACCTTTGATTCGTTGACCACCAATTGCGCGGGGGCAAAGGCGGTTACCCGAGACTACGGCGAAGCGTACGGAACGCCATTGCCGCGACTCGCGATTGGCGCGGAATGGGGACACTTCGAATTTGGATCGACGTTGGTCATGCTGGTGTCCGCCGAGGCAGGGCGAATCGATTTTCGCGAGGCTGGCACCCGGGTCCGAATGGGATCGCGCATCGGATTCCTCAGGCCAATCGCCGCCTGAGAGCGCGAGACCAGACCGCTCGCGCTTTACATGTTCAGCGCGAGTTTGGCCGTTTCGGACATCATGTCGGGGGTCCACGGCGGGTCCCAAACCAAATCCAGGTGGACGTCGCCCACACCCTCGACGTTGCGCACTTTTTCTTCGACTTCGGGTGGAAGCGTTTCGGCCACAGGGCACATCGGTGACGTCAGAGTCATGGTGAGGTCGACCGGAAACTTTTCTTGAGCGTCCGCTCCCTTGATCTCAACTCGGTAGATCAAACCCATCTCGTAGATGTCGACCGGGATCTCCGGGTCGTACACGGTCTTGAGCGCGTCGACGATTCGTTCGCGCACCCGCTCGGTTTCTTCGCTGTTGGCATTTTGGGTGGAGTCCGAATTTTCGCTCATAGTCTCATCCTTCGTTTTGCCTCAAAGGGCCTATTCGGTGGTGGCGGTTTCATCGCCTTCATCTAATGCTGCCTGCATGGTGTGCCAGGAAAGGGTCGCGCATTTGACCCGCGCGGGAAACTCTCGCACACCGCCAAAGACCGCGAGCTTGCCGAGATTTTCCGTTTCGCCTCGCTCGTTCGGATTGCCGGTGAGCAAATCGTGAAAACGCCCCATCGTTTCGAGGATCTCGGTCTTGGTCTTGCCGCGAGCGTATTCGGTCATCAGCGACGCCGACGCGGTCGAGATTGCGCATCCCATGCCACTGAAACGGATGTCGATGACCCGCTCGTCGTCGTCGAGGATCATCTGCAGGGTCAATTTGTCGCCGCACAGGGGGTTGTACCCATCTGCACAGCGGTTGGCGTCCTCGAGGGTGCCAAAGTTTCGGGGAGCCTTGTTGTGGTCGAGGATGACACTCTGGTAAAGGTCGCGCAGGTCGTCCATTAGCCGAAGAGCTCCAATACTTTGTGGATCGCGCTGTCGAGGGCGTCGATGTCGCGCTTGGTGTTGTAAAAGGCCAGCGAAGCGCGGGCGGTAGCCGGAATGCCATAGCGCTCCATCACGGGTTGGGCGCAATGGTGGCCGGCCCGAATCGCAACTCCCTGCTGGTCGAGAATACTGCCGACGTCGTGCGGATGGGCGCCCTCGATCACGAAGGAAAGCACCGCGGCTTTCTTTGGGGCGGTTCCGATCAAGCGAAGCTGTGGGATTTCCGACAGGCGTTCGGTTGCGTAGACCAACAACTCCTGCTCCCAGGCTTCGATGGCGGGCATGCCGATCTTGCTGAGATAGTCGACTGCCGTGCCGAGGCCGATCACTCCCGCGATGTCCGGCGTGCCGGCTTCGAAGCGTGCGGGGGCTTCGGCGTAGGTTGTCTTTTCAAACGTGACAGTGCGGATCATCGAGCCGCCGCCCTGATAGGGAGGCATGGCGTTCAGGAGAGCAAGCTTGCCATACAGAATGCCGACGCCACTCGGCCCAAAAATCTTGTGGCCCGAGATCGCGTAGAAATCGCAGTCGAGATCCTGAACGTCGATTGCCATGTGGGGTGCTGCCTGGGCGCCGTCGATCACCACGGGCGCGCCGACGGCATGCGCCGATGCGACCATCTCCTTGACCGGGTTGATCGTGCCCAAGGCGTTCGAGACGTGACCGATGGCCACGAGCTTGGTCCGTTCGCTCAATAGATTTTCGTAGGCACCAGCCTCGAGACTGCCGTCGTCTGCCAGCGGTACCACGACCAGCTTTGCGCCGGTTGCCTGGCAGAGCATCTGCCAGGGGACGATGTTCGCGTGGTGCTCCATGCCGGTGATGAGGATTTCATCGTCTCGGCCAATGTTCTTGCGCCCCCAGGTCTGCGCGACCAAATTGATCGATTCGGTGGCGTTGCGGGTGATGACGACCTCGCGCGGATTTGCCGCATTGATGAAACGAGCCAGTTTGCCCCGCGCTTTTTCAAATTCGAAGGTCGCAACCTCGGAGAGTTGGTACACACCGCGATGAATGCTCGCGTACTCGTTGAGGTAGAAGTTCGCCATGCGCTCGACTACGACCCGCGGCTTTTGGGCGCTCGCCGCGCTGTCGAGAAAAACCAGTGGCTTGCCCCGCATGGATTGTTCGAAGATCGGGAAATCCCGCCGGATTGCTTCCACGTCGAAAGGGGTCTGCGCTTGGGCTGAGGTAGAGGTCGCCGTCATTGCGACTCTCCAGTACTGAACAGCGCCTCGAGACGGGAACTCACCACGGCTGCCGCCCAGTCGCGAATGCTCTCCGTGCGGATCGACTCGGTGATTTGTGCGGCAAATCCTTTGGTCAAGAGCACTCGGGCGACGCGTTCGTCCAGGCCGCGTGAGCGGAGAAAGAAGAGTGCTTCTTCGTCGAGTTGACCGATGCTGGATCCGTGGTTGCACTTGACGTCGTCCGCATAGATCTCGAGCTGAGGCTTGGTGTTTACTTCTGCGCCGCGGTTCAGCAACAGGTTGCGATTCTGCTGCTCGGCAGCGGTGCCCTGGGCGCCCGGACGTACGATGACCCTTCCGCGAAATACTCCCCGCGCTCGATCGGCCAGGATTCCCTTGTACAACTCGCTGCTCTCGCAGTGGGGCATGGCGTGGTCGACCAGGGTGTGGTTGTCGACCAGTTGCTGATCACTTCCGAGATACAAGCCGTTGAGTATGCACGCTGCGCCTTCGTCGGCCAGCACGATCTCGAGTTCGTTTCGCAGGATGGCGCCACCGAGATTCAAGGTATGAAGAGAAAAACGACTGCTGCGCTGCTGCCGAATGCGTTGGCGTGCGATGTGAAACGTTGCGCCGGATTCGCGCTGCATCAAAATCATTTCGAGCGATGCATTGTCTTCGACAGTGACTTCGCAAACCGCACAGCTGAGCGCCGGGCCGGATCCGAGCGAGATATGGTCCTGTACGATTACGCCGGCGCTGCCGGGTTCGGCCACGATCAGCACCCGGGGAAAGGAAGCTCGCGGCTGGTTCTCCGAAACCGCGCTCGATACAAAGACGATCTGCAGTGGGCCGGCCAGCGCTTGCCCGCGCTTCAAGGTTACGACGGCCCCATCGGTCGCAAACGCGGTGTTGAGCGCGGAGAAGCCGTCGTCCTTGGCATCGACCAGGTCTCCGTACAGCGCGAGGGCCGAGCCTTGAGCCGGGGCTTCAGCCTTTGCGGCCTGCGCCAGCGACTGAAACTCGAATGCCGGATCGTCCAAGAACTTCGAAGCACGGTCTGCGAAGTGCCCATCGATAAATACCAGGCGACTTCCGCCAAAATCCGGCAGGTCCAATCCTGCAAGGTCCCCGTCGTCTACACCGTCGCTTCGGAGGGCCGGAACGAATGCCTGCTTCGCGATCGGCGCGACGTTCGTATAGCGCCATTCCTCGAGTCGTCGGGACGGAAAACCGAGTTCCGCAAAACGTTCGATGGCCTCTTGCCGCACGGGCCCGAGCCAGCCACTGCCGTCGTTTCCCGCGCGCTCTGCGAAGGTCTCGACGTAGTGTGCCAGTTGGGCATCGTTCTGTGCGTTGCGATCGGTCACGGAGTTGCACCGCCTGGCTCTTGTTCGATCCAGCCATAGCCCTTGTCTTCGAGTTCGTGAGCCAGTTCCTTGCCGCCCGACTTGACGATCCGACCTTCGGAAAGAACGTGGATGTAGTCGGGCACGATGTAGTCCAGCAAGCGCTGGTAATGCGTGATGACGAGCAGGGCGCGGTCGGGAGAACGCAGGGAATTGACGCCCCCGGACACCAGCCGCATGGCGTCGATGTCGAGGCCCGAATCTGTCTCGTCGAGAATGCAGAGCTTGGGTTCAAGCAACAGCATCTGCAAGATCTCGTTACGCTTTTTTTCGCCGCCCGAGAATCCTTCGTTGATCGAGCGCCCCATCAGGTCTTGAGGCATCTCGACCAGCGCCATTTTCTCTTTGCAGATGGAGAGGAAGTCCATGGCGTCCAGTTCGCTCTCGCCGCGGTGTACCCGCATGGCGTTCACCGAAGCTTTCAAGAAGTAGTTGTTCTTGACTCCGGGAATTTCGACCGGGTATTGGAAGGCCACGAAGATGCCCTCCCGGGCGCGAATCTCCGGCGCCATTTCTTCGAGGTTCTTGCCCTCGTAGAGGATCGATCCCCGAGTGATTTCGTAGCCCGGTCGGCCCGCGATCACGTTCGACAGGGTGCTCTTGCCCGAACCGTTTGGGCCCATGAGCGCGTGCACTTCGCCCGGGCGAATGTGCAGGTTGACTCCCTTGAGAATCGGAGTGTCTCCCACGTTGACGTGTAAATCTTTGATTTCAAGCATTTCTAAATCTCATTGAGTAGGGGATCTGTGGAGTTGGAAAATGGACGCTGAAGCGTGAAACGTAGGCTGAAGCGAGGTTCTACTAGCCGACACTTCCCTCCAAACTCAGTCCGAGTAGCGCCTGGGCTTCGACCGCAAACTCCATCGGGAGTTCTTGCAGGACTTCCCGGCAGAACCCGTGGACGATCATCGAGATGGCATCCTCCTCGGAGAGTCCGCGCTGTCGGCAGTAGAAGAGCTGTTCGTCACTGATTTTTGAAGTTGTGGCTTCGTGTTCAACGGTCGCCGTGTCGTTCTTGACCTCGAGATAGGGGAAGGTGTGGGCACCGCACTGGTCTCCCAGCAACAGCGAGTCGCATTGAGAATAGTTGCGAGCGCCAGAGGCCTTCGGTCCGATTCGCACGAGACCGCGATAGGATTGAGAGCCGTGACCTGCGGAGATTCCCTTCGAGATGATGGTGCTGCGGGTGTTCTTCCCGATATGGATCATCTTGGTGCCAGTATCCGCCTGTTGATAATTGTTCGTCATGGCGACCGAGTAGAACTCGCCCACCGAGTCGTCTCCGATCAGCAGACAACTCGGATACTTCCATGTGATCGCCGATCCCGTTTCGACCTGGGTCCAGGAAATCTTTGAACGTCGGCCGCGACAGGCCCCGCGCTTGGTGACGAAATTGTAGATGCCACCGACCCCGTCTTTATTTCCCGGATACCAGTTTTGCACCGTCGAGTACTTGATTTCGGAGTTCTCGAGAGCCACCAACTCGACCACTGCGGCGTGGAGCTGGTTTTCGTCTCGCTGGGGAGCCGTGCATCCCTCGAGATAACTGACGTAGGCGTCGTCGTCCGCGATGATCAGGGTGCGTTCGAACTGACCGGTATTGGCGGCATTGATTCGGAAATAGGTCGAAAGTTCCATTGGGCAGCGAACGCCTTTGGGGATGTAGGCAAAGGATCCGTCGGTAAATACGGCCGAATTGAGGCAGGCGAAGAAGTTGTCGGAATAGGGCACGACCGATCCGAGATAGCGCCGCACCAAATCGGGATGGTTGTCGACGGCGTCTGAGAACGAGCCGAAGATAATGCCCTGCTTTTCGAGCTCGGCCTTGTAGGTGGTGGCAACCGATACACTGTCGAACACGGCATCGACCGCAACCTTCGGCACCACACCTGCCAGGCGTTCCTGTTCTTGCAGCGAGATTCCGAGCTTTTCGTAGGTTCTGCGCAACTCGGGGTCGACTTCGTCGAGGCTTGCCAGCTCGGGCAGGGTCTTGGGGGCCGAGTAATAGACGATGTCCTGATAGTTGATCGTCGGGTAGTCGACCATGGCCCAGGTGGGTTCCTCGAAATTCTCGAGCATTTCAAAGAAGCGCACGAGGGCTTTGAGGCGAAAATCGAGCAGCCATTGGGGCTCATTCTTCTTTGCGGAGATCGTCCGCACGACGTTTTCGTTGAGGCCCGGAGGCAGTTGATCTACCTCGATATCGGTGGTGAAACCGTACTGATACTCGCGCTCGGCAATATCGCGAAGTTCGGCGTTGTCTTTAGACATCTCGGAGATTCCCTGTGATCTTGTTTGGAGTTGATGTTGGATTCGAGGCGCTGTGAGAAGATTCGAGTATTCGATGCAGTGGTCGCGGATTCATCGCGCTGCCCTCGGCGAGGTCCGCCAGGGTAATTTTGCCGAGCGCGTCGTTGACGACGCGGTTGATGACTTGCCAGGGCTCACGCACGGAACACGATCCCTCGTGCTGACAGATCCCGACCGCGACTGCACACTCTGTGATCGCGATCGGACCTTCCAGAACTGCAATCATCTCTGCGACGGTGATTTTGCTGGGGTCGGCGCGCAGGTTGTATCCCCCCTTCGCGCCGCGGTGAGATTCAAGGGGTCCTTCGCGCGCCAGGGATTTCAGGATCTTGCTCACGACCGGCAGGGGGAGGTCTACATCGTCGGCCAGCTCTCGGGCGGTGTGGAAGAAATCATCGCCGCTTCCATCGCCACTGCGAGCCTTGCTGCTGGCCATGTGGGCGAGAATCAGGATCCCGTAATCAGTGATTTTGCTCAGTCGAAGCATTGAAACTCGCGTTGCCTGGAGTGGACGATCTGGGTCTTGCCAAAACATATCGGACTAATTTGGTCCTGTAAATTGTGAAAACACACTGTGGTACTTCTTGTTGCACCTACGGAGAAAATATCGTGCCCCTCGGGGGTTTTGGCTTCGAAAATCGCCCCGGGAAGAGCGTCTTTTCACGCCACGACGGCTGCGGTTCGAAGGTTCCCCGTGAAACATAAGTTGCGGGTATAACAAGGGAATTCCGTTCCGAGTCGAACACTCGAGGTCGCAATTCCCCATCCAACCCCGCGGAATTTGGAGCTTTAGAACGGAAGTTTAGACCTTGGATTCGCCCTCGGGAGCGGGCGGCGCAGGCGACTCGGCTGCAGGGTCTGGCGGCGGAGCTTCGGCATCCAGGAACTCGCGAACCTTGCGTAGCAGCGTCGACGGCGAGAAGGGCTTTTCGAGCAGGTTGATGTCTTCGGCTCGCACCCCGTGCTTTGAAAGTGCATCGTCGGTAAATCCCGACATGTAGATCACCAGGGTTTCCGGGCGAATCGCGCGTGCGCGCTTCGCGATTTCAAATCCGTTCATCTTTGGCAGGATCACATCGCTCAACAGCAGGTGAATGGGCGTCGGGTGTCGGTTGAAGAAACGCAGGGCTTCAATACCCGATTGAGCCTCGAGAACCTCGTAACCGTGGCGCTCGAGGCAGCGGACGACGAGTTTACGGACCTGTTCCGAGTCTTCGACCAGAACGATCGTCTCGCTGCCTTGAAACTGCTCGGGGGAGAGGTAGCGCTCCGGCAGCATCGGAACCTCGGAGGCTCTGGAGAGATAGACTACAAAGCACGTGCCGCCGCCGACCTCGCTCTCCACTTCAATATGCCCACCCGTTTGTTGAATGATTCCGATCACCGTGCTGAGGCCCAACCCGGTTCCTTTGCCACTCTCTTTGGTGGTGAAGAAGGGCTCGAAGATCTTCGCCCGGATATCCGGGCTCATTCCACTTCCGTTGTCGCGGACGCTCAGGGTGAGATACTCGCCGGCCGGAATCTCGTCGATCTCGGCCGGGACGGGGGCTTCAAGGGTTTTGTTCGCGGTTTCGATGACAATGCGCCCGCCCTGGGGCATCGCGTCGCGAGAATTGACGACGAGGTTGAGCAATACCTGCTGGAGTTGACCCGGATCCGCCTTGATGGGCCAGGCGGCGCCATCGAGCAGGGTCACGAGTTCGACATCTTCTCCAATCAATCGCCGGAGCATGCGATCCATGTCCGCGACCAGGTTGTTCAAGTCAAGGATTCGCGTCTGCAGGACCTGTCGCCGACTAAAGGCCAACAGCTGATGAGTGAGCCCGGCGGCGCGTTCCGACGCTTTGAGGATCTCCTCTGCATCGGCGCGAGCCGGATGCTTGGGTCCCAACTCCTCGAGCAAGAGGTCGCAATAGCCGGTAATTGCGGTCAACAGATTGTTGAAGTCGTGGGCGATTCCGCCGGCCATGCGACCGATCGCTTCCATCTTCTGGGACTGTTGCAATTTCTGTTCGGTCTGGCGCAGGGTTTCGCTGGATTCGACCTGCTCGGTGATGTCCCGCGAGATCAACACCGACATTATTTGCGAGCTAGAGGTACGATACGACCGCATGGTCGTCTCCAACAACCGGTCCCCACCGTCTCGATGCAGCGCGCGAAATGAACCGCGGGTCGTCCCGAGTTGCGAGGTGGCAGAGAAAAAGCTTCGCGTCACGGTTTCCAGGTCTTCGGGGTGCACGAGCTCGACAGCATTGCTCCCGAGCAGCATCTCCGGTGGATACCCCAGGATCTTCTCGTAGTTTGGGCTCGCGTAGATGAAGCGGCCCTGCTCGTCGAGTTCTGCGATCAGATCGTACGGGTTGTCGGCCAACATGCGATACCGCTGTTCGCTTTCGACCAGGGCGCGCTCGTTCTCTAGTCGATCACCGACATCGCGACAGATCATCGCGATCGCGACGGGCTGATGGGTGCGGCGATCGTCCACCACGAACATGCTCGTCACTGCGATCACGCGTTGCTGAGTTTTCAAATGTTTGAGGGCGAGTTCTCCGGTCCATTTTTTGTGGCGGTGTACGGCCGGCATGATTTCGAATTTCAGGGAACGCGTGGTGTCTTCGTGGACAAAGTCGTAGAGCGACTTGCTGCGAGCCTCTTCATCGCTGACGAGTCCGAGGAGTCGCTGGCCTGCAGTGTTGAGGAATAGCACGGAGCCGTTCAACGACGTGAGCACGATCAAGTCCAGGCTGTTCTGAATAATCGAGACCATCTGGGCGTGCTCTTGCTCGAGGGTGGCGCGTTCGCTGATGTTTCGGGCGGAAACGATGACTCGATTTTCGCCGTCTTGCCCGGGGTATGACCGGGCTTGTGCTTCGAACCAGCACCAGGTGCCGTCGGCGTGTCGGATGCGAAGGCTTGCCGAAACGTTCGTGTTCTCGCGCTGAACCTCGCGGTAGAGTTCGGCGACGTTCGGCAGGTCATCCGAGTGGATGATATTTTTATGCGACGTTTCGGCAAAGGCTTCTGGCGAGTAGCCCAGTAGTTCGCGCACATTATCGGAGACCTCGAGCAGGCCCCGAGTTGGCGAGATTTCTACGCACAGATCATGCGAGGTCTCGAGCAAACTGCGGTAGCGCGCGTTGCCAATTGTTTTGCTCTCGAGATCGCGTTGGAACTGGAGCTCGGCCTCGGCGCCTCGAGCCAAGATGCGAATCAAGGAGACGGCTTCTTCGGGCTGCGCGATCGGTTCATGGCTCCAGGCGCTGAGGATTCCGATCACGCGGAGATCCCGATCTAAAAGAGCGACGCCCAGATAACTCTCAGTCTGCGACTCCGTCAGCGACGCGTCGGCCTTGAACTGCTTGCGGACATCGCTCGGGTAGCAGCCGAGTTCTCCCTCGAGCACATTCGCACAAGGGGAACCGGTGGTGTCGTAGTCGTAGTTCTCCGCAAGCGCACCATTATTCCAAGCGACGACGGTCTGCAAACTCGTGGAGCTGGCCGTCTGAAGCCGAGATACCACAACCGTGTGGGCTCCGACGCATTCGGCGAGATGGCACACCAGT from the Myxococcales bacterium genome contains:
- the sufD gene encoding Fe-S cluster assembly protein SufD; amino-acid sequence: MTDRNAQNDAQLAHYVETFAERAGNDGSGWLGPVRQEAIERFAELGFPSRRLEEWRYTNVAPIAKQAFVPALRSDGVDDGDLAGLDLPDFGGSRLVFIDGHFADRASKFLDDPAFEFQSLAQAAKAEAPAQGSALALYGDLVDAKDDGFSALNTAFATDGAVVTLKRGQALAGPLQIVFVSSAVSENQPRASFPRVLIVAEPGSAGVIVQDHISLGSGPALSCAVCEVTVEDNASLEMILMQRESGATFHIARQRIRQQRSSRFSLHTLNLGGAILRNELEIVLADEGAACILNGLYLGSDQQLVDNHTLVDHAMPHCESSELYKGILADRARGVFRGRVIVRPGAQGTAAEQQNRNLLLNRGAEVNTKPQLEIYADDVKCNHGSSIGQLDEEALFFLRSRGLDERVARVLLTKGFAAQITESIRTESIRDWAAAVVSSRLEALFSTGESQ
- a CDS encoding cysteine desulfurase; its protein translation is MTATSTSAQAQTPFDVEAIRRDFPIFEQSMRGKPLVFLDSAASAQKPRVVVERMANFYLNEYASIHRGVYQLSEVATFEFEKARGKLARFINAANPREVVITRNATESINLVAQTWGRKNIGRDDEILITGMEHHANIVPWQMLCQATGAKLVVVPLADDGSLEAGAYENLLSERTKLVAIGHVSNALGTINPVKEMVASAHAVGAPVVIDGAQAAPHMAIDVQDLDCDFYAISGHKIFGPSGVGILYGKLALLNAMPPYQGGGSMIRTVTFEKTTYAEAPARFEAGTPDIAGVIGLGTAVDYLSKIGMPAIEAWEQELLVYATERLSEIPQLRLIGTAPKKAAVLSFVIEGAHPHDVGSILDQQGVAIRAGHHCAQPVMERYGIPATARASLAFYNTKRDIDALDSAIHKVLELFG
- the sufC gene encoding Fe-S cluster assembly ATPase SufC, giving the protein MLEIKDLHVNVGDTPILKGVNLHIRPGEVHALMGPNGSGKSTLSNVIAGRPGYEITRGSILYEGKNLEEMAPEIRAREGIFVAFQYPVEIPGVKNNYFLKASVNAMRVHRGESELDAMDFLSICKEKMALVEMPQDLMGRSINEGFSGGEKKRNEILQMLLLEPKLCILDETDSGLDIDAMRLVSGGVNSLRSPDRALLVITHYQRLLDYIVPDYIHVLSEGRIVKSGGKELAHELEDKGYGWIEQEPGGATP
- a CDS encoding SUF system NifU family Fe-S cluster assembly protein; protein product: MDDLRDLYQSVILDHNKAPRNFGTLEDANRCADGYNPLCGDKLTLQMILDDDERVIDIRFSGMGCAISTASASLMTEYARGKTKTEILETMGRFHDLLTGNPNERGETENLGKLAVFGGVREFPARVKCATLSWHTMQAALDEGDETATTE
- a CDS encoding DUF59 domain-containing protein; protein product: MSENSDSTQNANSEETERVRERIVDALKTVYDPEIPVDIYEMGLIYRVEIKGADAQEKFPVDLTMTLTSPMCPVAETLPPEVEEKVRNVEGVGDVHLDLVWDPPWTPDMMSETAKLALNM
- the psd gene encoding phosphatidylserine decarboxylase (Phosphatidylserine decarboxylase is synthesized as a single chain precursor. Generation of the pyruvoyl active site from a Ser is coupled to cleavage of a Gly-Ser bond between the larger (beta) and smaller (alpha chains). It is an integral membrane protein.) — its product is MKQTARGALLISALRLLPRNAISRLAGHLIGIRLPQPLQRWQILLASRWFGIQLIEVRDPIRSFASFQDFFVRALAPGTRPIDPAPDAIVSPCDGTWGESGYVTEGQLLQIKGRQYSLADLLGNVVDAKGYEGGSFATLYLSPADYHRFHSPCDVNVSRVRYLPGSLWPVSPAGLAGIDSLFAQNERICAFMNISGQPEQEGLCVVAVGATMVGKIRLTFDSLTTNCAGAKAVTRDYGEAYGTPLPRLAIGAEWGHFEFGSTLVMLVSAEAGRIDFREAGTRVRMGSRIGFLRPIAA
- the topA gene encoding type I DNA topoisomerase, whose protein sequence is MGKSLVIVESPAKARTINKYLGKDFIVKSSVGHVRDLPVSGSGKNRVDPVARAKAAAVTRKLPPKKRAAHKKKKAREALIARMGINPEKGWAANYEVLPGKEKVVAELIKLAKNADIVYLATDLDREGEAIAWHLREVIGGPASKFKRVVFNEITESSIHEAFQSPGKLNINRVNAQQARRFLDRVVGYMVSPLLWSKVARGISAGRVQSVAVRLLVEREREIRAFIPDEYWEIYADLETQSKPTHEIRLQVTKQNGENFRPTNGEDNDAALAGLRAGTFEVKSREDKPTKSKPTAPFITSTLQQAASTRLSFSVKKTMMLAQRLYEAGHITYMRTDSTNLSAEAVEHCREYIQLKFGDRYLPEQALSYSSKEGAQEAHEAIRPSDVNLHPSEVTGLERDQERLYDLIWRQYVACQMPPAEYLSTSLVVESGDFELRTRGRILVFHGYTKVQPPTSKKKEDVALPDINVGETLDLKDLDPAQHFTKPPPRFTEASLVRELEKRGIGRPSTYASIISTIQDRGYARIEGRRFYAEKMGDIVTERLVESFGTLMDFGFTAELEETLDDVAMGRADWKDVLDKFYKSFKKSVEIAQGDKGGMRQNDPTDISVNCPQCGRHMQIRTASTGVFLGCSGYGLPPKERCKSTINLVRGDDVMSADEAEVEDEESEAEARRLLTLRRCPKCKTSMNNYLIDEDRKLHVCGDNPDCDGFEVEDGKFFIKGYDGPLLECDKCGEEMQLKSGRFGKYFGCTSDDCKNTRKLLRSGEPAPPKVDPVPMPHLLCEKCDDFYLLRDGAAGVFLAASQFPKHRETRAPLVEEIAPIKEQLDDKYKYLADAPPRDPDGNPAKVRFLRKTKEQYVMTEIDKKATGWRAYYRDGKWVEELPAKAKKAKKKAAVEKKAPRKKKASKKKAAGAKKRSSAKKQASSKAGGQAG